The genomic DNA TGTCACTCTGGTAAACTTACctgtggggctgggctggggcaggggggcggtgggggtgagCACGGGCCAGAGCTGGACCCATCTTCGGGGGCACTCCCTGACCACTGGCTGCCACGGAGAACGAGAGATGGGACTTCATTCCTGTGGCCAAATGGGGCCTGAGGACTGCTGGGCACTTACAGCTCACAGCCTCAAGAGCCCTTCAGAAGCCAAACTCTTCTGGCTGAGGTATCACACACACTCAGGCTGTggttgacagactttattgttaAATCACAGAAATTCTAgtgcaaaacaaaccaaaaaatcatTAAGTTCATTTAATAGCAACCGCATGTCTTGCTCTCTCCTGGCAACCGGAAGTGGAACAGAAGCAGCCAAACAGGAGAGAAGAAGGCAGGGCGGCAGCCGAGGCCCTGGGACGGCACACCCAGCAGACCTTTTCTACCTGGAAGCCAGAGGCTTAGGAGCTTGCCATCCACATTTACTGGCAGGTCAAAAAGAACATCTACAAGAGGGAGGTCGGAGGGGAGGGGCCGTCCTGCCCAGAGCGGTGCTGGCGCTGGGCACCAGGGTGGGCACGAGCAGGCAGGAGGCGCCACGAGggcccacacacacgcacacaggcaGCCACAGGCCCTCCACAGAGAGCTAGCAGGGCGCGTTCAGCTGAACTGGTTTTTTCCCCTCCCACCCAGAACCACAGAACTCCAAAACCACATCCATCAGAAAAGACAAGAAAGCCGAACTGAAGGTTGACCCAGGGGTAGCGagcccgcccccccaccccccagctctgTTACAGTGAGAACCGCATTGTTTAAAAAGCCTCATTATTCTAAGTCTCCCATCTGTCATATAAAACTGCCTTTGTTTTGCAGTCAGCAGGCCCGCAAAAGGGGGTGGTGACTCGACTCCTTCGTTAGAGCAGGCAGAGGCCCCAGCACCCAAAGCCCAGCCAGGAGGACGGGCCACCTCCGTCCGGAGGCTCCGGCTCACGTCCCAGCCAGAGCCCCCTCTCCTCCACATAACCACACGCAGGGACAGACTCGGGACAGACTCAGAAGACCTCCAGTGTACGCGTGTCGGCATCTGTCTAGCAGAGAAAGGGACACGAAAGCAACGACGTCAGCATGCCACTGACAGCAACGCCACAAAGAGGGGGAGAAGAAAGGGACTGAGGGAGAGGGGGTCCTATTTCTATAACAAAGTCAACAGATGTGTGTTCGTTCCCCCAGACACACGAGCAGGAAAAGACGCTGCAGCTTCTCCAGGACGGAACGTGCCCCTAGTTCCACACGTGACGCCTGCAGTGCTCGACGGCCTGACAGGAGAGAGGGGACAGTTTAGTCTGCAGGTGACACGCTCCACCGCTCGCCCCTTAGCACATGAGCCTGCACCCAGAAAGAGGACCCGACACCCTGGCCCAGCTCAGCCGGAGGGCACACATGCTGAAAACCCAGGCCATTATCTCCCTTAAACCCAGGCATAGTATGTGGTGGGGTTCTAAGACTCGTAAGGCAAGAGTCCAGAGCAGTGGGTGAACAGCGCCCCTGCAGGTAGGGCCAGGACCCCTCCCTCTGATTGTAGAGAGGGCCCCAAGGCAAAACTCCTCAGCTAACACTCAGCTGCTCATACCAGCTCAGAACTGGCCCAAGTACCCAGGAAAGCGGGGGATCCCACTCCACCATGGACTGTGCTGCAGGGCAGAGTACTGGGGCaaagggctggaggtgggggggccTCACACCCTCAACACTGGCTCACTGAAAGAATCCCCACAAGGAAGAGAAAGTTGCGCAAAGAAACACCAGGTAACAGAAGTTGAGACACACGTCTCCACCCAGGAAAGCAGCACAGGTCACCCAGGAGTGGCCGCCCAGCTGGGAGCCAGCGCCCAGGGTGGCTCGAGAAGAGCTCTGCCAGGCCCTGGTGAAGAACCAGGCCAGGCTCCAGTCAGGGCAAGAGGGAGCCAAGGGACAAGAGGCCTTGTGCAAGAATCCAACAGGCCTTGTGCAATCCCTCGGGTGACTGACTTCCTATGAACCTGACCCTGTCACAAGGGAACCAAAGGCAGAAGCAAGAAAGCAGGAGCAAAGTACACTGGAGAACATCCCCTGCCACCCAGCACCCCTGAGACGAGAGCGCAGGGAGCCCTGCTTTTGCTGGTGACCACACGCCCCCATCCTAACCCGAAGACAAAGAGAgctgagcctccctctcctcggCGTCACACACTCCACCAGAGCACAGGCATGGGCCTGGCAGGCGGGCCCACAGAGCAGTCACTCACGTTGCACAGGGCTGCCGACTCCATGTTCTGGCACCAGTAGCTCGGGCCCCAGACACACTTCTCAGCTCCCAAAAGCGGCTTGTGGGCTGCTGGGCAGGCTCCAATCTTCTATATGGTCAAGAGGAGCAGAAAGTATTAGGTCTGCTCACCTAACCCTTTTCAAAACTGAGATTATCAGCTGCTAGAAGCAGCTAGAATCAGAGCTCTAATAAGCACTTTCCCAAAAAGGCAAGGTTGCTCGGTAAAGTGGTGGGGCCTGGAAGCCTGGTTCTCTCATACACTGTCCCCAGACTCTGCCTCCAGCCCCAGATCTGAGAGGAACCCTTCCAGGGTCCACACAGCACTCCCCTGCCAGGCGGCACGACCCAGGAAACTACCAGCCTAGCACACGGCTTACCAAGCACACGAAGGAAgggtccatcacctccaccaggaTTTCTATCAGCACTGGCTCATACTCCGTCACAAACTGGTCACACTGTCAGAGAAACAGCAGCGCGGTCTGGGTGAGTGCAAGCAGCGCGCGGGCAGACAAGGCGGGTGCTCGACAGGCTCTTCTGCCAGAACTCCTGGCCCTGCCAGCCTCCCTGCCCAGGTGAACTACCGACCCACACCTGCTCATTTTCCTCCCGGTGGCTCCACTGGGGCCAACAGGGCACCTCTAAGAAAATCCCAGTGGACTCCACGccagaggcagaaatggcaaACTTCACCCAGAGGCACAGTCGATGAGTGCCCAGCGCCTACACTCCCCGAGCAGGTGCTGACACTTGGGCCGAAAGCAGCCCACGGCATACCTGCTTCCGGTACTGGTCCGGCAGGAAGCTGCAGCCTTTCTCGAGGGCAGCCAGGATCTGCTCCTTGGTGCTGTTCTTCTCCAGGTTCCGGTCCAAATAGCCCACCAGCTTCTTGCACACCTCGCAGAAGCCACCGTCCTTCCTCGGCATCACACGGACTACACGAGAGAGCCCAGGCTCAGAGGCGGCGAGGCCCCGCCTCACCCAGGAGGGGCCAGCCAGCCCCAACCACCCCGGAGCTCACCCGTCGCTGCCGGCAGCCCCCGGCTGGAGCAGAGGTGGAGCATGCTGCACACCAGCTCGGGGCTCGCCTCGTCCAGAAGGATAGACAGGATGGAGCTGCCGTAGGTGTCCACCACCTCCTGGCACTGCTCAGCTAAGGATGTGGGCAGCTTCGAGCACACTTTGTCCAGCGCGTGAAGTATTTCTTCCTGAGACACGAGAGAGGCTCAGTGAGAAGGTGGGAGGCCGCATGGGGGTGAAGAGACTCTGAAAATGCTGATGGGACCAGGAAACCAGCCAACAAGCAAGGTGCTGTCCCCCAAAGGTTAGAGCTCAGAGCAGGGCAggtgcctcctccagccccagcccagaGGGACCTGCTGGTGGGGAGTGGGTGTTCCAACCTCCAGGCTGCTGTCCCTCACCCGCCAGGGCCAAGCCCAGGTCTTCTGCTGGTCCTCCCACGAGGCTGTTCTGGCTCCAGGGCCAGGAGAGCTGTCCCTCTGCCACGGCAGACGCCCCCAGATCCACGTACCTCCGTCCTGTTGTTGTCAATCAGCTTGGCCACCTCCTTCACCACAAACTCGCACACCTCGCAGTAAATGTCAGCCTTTGCAGGGGCTGGGTCCTTCTGTTaaaagggcaggagaagaacaCTGCCACCAAGAGCCTCGCCTCGCCCCCTGGTCCTGCTCCTCTAAAAGGGGGCCGAGGCCAGGATGGGCTAGTGTCACCCAGAAGCCACTTTCTGCTGCTTTCCAAACAGGGCGGGGCTTCTTCCTCGTGTCTGAGCCCTGGGCCCTGCAATTCCTGTACAGTGGGAAACCTGGCCCTTTCCCTAATGCTCCACCTCCCACCCAAAACTAGGACGAGAAGCAGTAACTGTCCCCCAACCCTAGAGAGCTGTCCATTCAACATCTGTTTGGTTCCAGTCACCTCATCATTCAGCATTCATTCTGGGGAGATGAAGGAGGCAGTAGAACAGAGGACCCAGTATTTTACTATTTAGAAGACAGTTTTAAACCCATCTGAGATCGTCTCCTGACTTTCAAGTCTCAGCACCTGAGATTGCTTTCCTAGAGCCTATCTTTGATAAAACAATGCTGAACAGAACTTTCCATGACAACCTTCTCTAGTTGTACCATCCAGTACAGCAGCCACTGGCCATGTGTGTCTACAGAGCACCTGAAATGTGGCCAGCGTAACCAAGgaactgaattttgtttttaattttaagtacCACACACGTCTAAGGGTACAAGCTATACTTCTCCACTTTGGCCACTAATGCAGTCAGCGAGATGGGCCACAGCCTCTGAGCATATGGACTGGGCAGGAGCGGGAAGGGCAGTCAGACACCTAACCCATGCGTGGTCCACACAGGGCATATGCTGAGAAGCTTGCAGGAAGAAACAAGACCACTAAAGGTCAAGCAACACTAACATGGAAAGTTCCAGAACAAGAAGTGCACATGCGTGCCAGGTGGTGAGACACCGCACGCCTGGGTGCTCCTTGAACACAAGGGTGATTCTGTTCACTGCTGACGAACTACTGTAGGCCTCAATCTCTAGAACACTACCTCACCCATaagaagtgctgctgctgctgctaagtcgcttcagtcgtgtccgactctgcgaccccagagacggcagcccaccaggctcccccgtccctgggattctccaggcaagaacactgaacaGAAGTCAATTATCGAAGGAAGGAGATCTTTACCAAGTGGAGGGTGCTCAGGAAACAACACAACACAAGCAGCAGCACCCAGAGACGCTCCTGCACAAACCCTGGGAGTGTTCTAGGAACATCGAGCTGGGACCCTGGCTACAGTGTGACGAAGGATGCGGGAGCGGCCACAGAAAGCGCATCAGGAAGATCTGGCTGGAGCCAGGCACTGGAAAGTGGCCTTGAAAGGTGTGTTAAAAACGCAGACTTGATCCCATGAGCACTAGGGAACGTAACTCGGGAAAGAAACATATGACAATGAGGGTGCTGCTTAGTTTAGGGGAATGCTGTAAACTAATGGTCCCCAACTCAAGTAACCTTAGAAACCGAGCAGGGAGCCACAGGCGTGTGTGCTGTGCAGGGCGGGCCATCATAAACCAGTGGCACCGGCTACCTTGATGGGCTCCACCAGCCCCAGGGCAGGGATGACGTTCTCTGAGACCACCTCAGCAGGCACCAGGGTCTTCATGGGCATCTCCTTCACCTCGTCACAGAAGCCGGCCAGCACACAGATCTCCTTGGGTTGCTGAAAAGAGCACAGAAGCAGCTGTTAAGAAGCAGGCACGCATTCCCCCCACACACCGTCCCACGCGCTACACACAAAGGTCACGGTGCTGGAGGAACATCCTAGACCCAGTGTCAAAGCTTGGTCAGGCGAAGACTCATGTTAAATCTAAGGGGCTTGTGCAAATACACATGTACCGAGGAGGCCATGCAAAGCTTTGAAGGGAGATCAGCAACCAAGGTCGCTCCAGCCAGGGAGCACCCAGAGAAGCACGACCCCTGACACCTTTCACCGGCAAGCGAATCCTCTCCAAGGCCACCTGGCCTGTTCTAGAACCTGTTTTCCTGTTAAGCTGGCTTGCTCTCAGGAGGAAGTAAGCTATATGTTCTTTCTGGAGGAAGAACCAAGCATGCCCATGACCTAACTAAGCCCCAGGTGTTACAAATAAAACCATACCGGATCTTTCGGTGGCAGgaccattaaaaatgatgcattacGGGGAAACGCTGACTTTTTATAAAATCACAGCCTGTGTTCATaatggcacacacacagcacacaccaaAGCCCAGTCTCCCCAAGTGATGAAGCTGTTCAAGTCAGAAGATCCACAGATTGATCCCCTTCCCCTCCAGACACCAAACCACAGAGAACTAGAGTCTGGACAACACCTTAACCATTTCACTATGAAGGTGGCCAAGAGCAAGTGAAGTATACATGCTGGGTATACTTTGTAAACAAACGCGCTCAGCAACTTGCTCTGGCCTGATGGCATCTGCCTCCCACCACCAAACCATAAAGCAGCGAGGAGAGGATTGTAGAAACAAGCCCTATTAATGGGAGAGAGCGAGCCCACTGCCATGGCTCATGGTATCCTATCTCTGACAGGCTttaagaatggggaaaaaaaatcagagaagggtTGCAGACAGAGCAAGCTTTTTAGAAAAAAGACCAAGATCAGGAGGTATGGATGCTTTGTCTCTGACCAGTTTTGCTATACTAACTCCTCGAGGACGCCTATGTGAAAATTCAGGTATTTCAACCAAGGTGTTCTCCTATTAGACTTCATAATACCTTTGAAAATCTTGAATTCTAGAACTAGAGGAGGGCAGTGCTCAGTACAACCCTGAAAGGGCACTGGTTCAGTAAGTCCAGTCGGGGGGCTCAGTCCCCAGGTTTTGCCACCAATGGCCTTGCTCTCAAGCTGTCTCATGTGGCTCCAGAACCCAAAGGACCCCATCACCCAGAGGAGGAGAAGCTATAATCAAGAGATTGTTTCCAATTCTCTGGATCCAACAGACAGGGGAACAGTCTGCTCGCTATTTGCAAATGACTCACTCATGCAGCAGAAGCATTTCCGGGCTGATGAGAAACATGACTGTGACATGCAATGCTCTCCCGAGGCCTGACAGAAACAAGGCGTCCCCCTGGACTCAGGCCTGCACTGCAGAAAGCAGTGGCCAGAGGCCACCCACGGTTCCCCACCCACTGGTGGCCTGCACGTGGCCGGCCACTCCCCCATCTGACCAGAGCATAAGGCTCTGCAGGCTTCATTTTCGGGTCCCCCTGCAGGGGAAACGAAACCCCTGACCCCTCCAGTGCTGAATCACACAGGAGAGATGTAGACTCTCCCCCTGCCAGCCGATTCGTTAACAGAGAGAGGGAGCCCACCTGTCACAATCATTCCTTGTATCTGTCAGAGCTGATATAAAAAAAGATGAGCAAAATAACTACAAGCAGCAGCAAACCACTACTACAAGCAAATCCCCATCACATACCTGATCCTGCtgttgaacaaaaaaaaaaaaaaaaacaggaaattggagatgaaaataagagaaaggaaaggacacaacagttaagaaaaaattgaaacaacAATAATCAAGCAGTTAACTAGGTGTAAAAACGTCTGTCACCGGAAGTTTAGGGGAAATGCCCTTTCAGGCATCTATCAGCAACCTTCCTTGAGCCTACTACTGCCTGCACATGGGGGCCTGAAAGCTGCTCTCCCTTCAAGGGTCAGACCACACTGTCCAGCCTGTCTGTGCACCGTCCCCTTGTCCCTGACAACGAATCGGAACCCTGAGCAGCAAGTCCCCGGAAAGCACCAGTTATGAAGGGCTCTCCTAGCTCAGAAGCCAAGCCCACCTCGCCTGCAAGGCTCTCGCCTCAGGCTGGTGATGAGCAGCCGGGAACAAGACACGGGGCTGCTCAAATCAGAGCACCGTCTTAGAACATCAAATACACCCAGAGAGGCCATGGAGCCCTGGCCCAGGTCTCAGGGCAGACTGCCCCCAGGTGGCCAAATGCCAGCCTGGAAGGCTGGTCTGACAATGCAGGCATGCCTCAGTTTGGTGAGCGTCACAGGTTACACAAATTGAAGGTTTGGGGCAACCTTGCTTCAAGCAAGTCTACTGACCCCCTCTGTTACATTTGCTCACTACAtgtctctgtgtcatattttggtaattcttgcagtaCTTCAAATTTTTTATCTTACTAGTTAAGGTGATCTGTGTGATCAATAATCTCTAATGTTACTACTATTAAAGGCTTCCGTGGtagtattttttagcaataaagtatttttatttaaggtATATACATTGTTTCTTTAAACCTAATGCTACTGCATATTTCACAGAGTGTGGTACAAACGTAACTTTCATAtgaaatttcaaatgaaatttttttgAAAGCCAAAATATCTGTTTGACTCACTTTATCCTGATCTGATTCGCTGTACTGCAGTGGTCCGAAACTAAACCTGTGGCGTCTTCGAGGCAAGCCCGCGCGCCAA from Bos taurus isolate L1 Dominette 01449 registration number 42190680 breed Hereford chromosome 28, ARS-UCD2.0, whole genome shotgun sequence includes the following:
- the PSAP gene encoding prosaposin precursor (The RefSeq protein has 1 substitution compared to this genomic sequence); translation: MYSFFVLASLLGGALASPVLGLRECTRGSAVWCQNVKTAADCGAVQHCLQTVWSKPTVKSLPCDICKDVITAAGNLLKDNATEQEILMYLERTCDWLPKPNMSASCKEIVDSYLPVILDMIKGQMSHPGEVCSALNLCESLQKHLAELNHQKQLESNQIPELDMAEVVAPFMANIPFLLYPQDGSHSKPQPKKANGNVCQDCIQLVTDVQEALRTNSTFVEALVDHAKEECDRLGPGMSDMCKNYINQYSEVAIQMVMHMQPKEICVLAGFCDEVKEMPMKTLVPAEVVSENVIPALGLVEPIKKDPAPAKADIYCEVCEFVVKEVAKLIDNNRTEEEILHALDKVCSKLPTSLAEQCQEVVDTYGSSILSILLDEASPELVCSMLHLCSSRGLPAATVRVMPRKDGGFCEVCKKLVGYLDRNLEKNSTKEQILAALEKGCSFLPDQYRKQCDQFVTEYEPVLIEILVEVMDPSFVCLKIGACPAAHKPLLGAEKCVWGPSYWCQNMESAALCNAVEHCRRHVWN